The following proteins are encoded in a genomic region of Falsibacillus albus:
- a CDS encoding ABC transporter substrate-binding protein gives MKKLLRTFIIIFVTAFILMFVVNRLNSSQGYGGGNTLTIYNWGDYIDPELIKEFEKETGMKVIYQTFDSNEAMMTKIEQGGTTYDLAVPSEYAIEKMKEENLLIPIDHSKLPNLKYINPKFMNLSFDPKNKYSVPYFWGTVGIVYNSEMLGGKKITSWNDLWDKNLKNQILLVDGAREVMGMGLNSLGYSLNDTNEQHLQQAKRKLDTLMPNVKAIVGDEIKMLLANEEAAVGVVWSGDAAEIMDENDKLDYVLPKEGTNLWFDNMVIPKTAKNVEGAHKFINFMLDPKHAAQNAEYVGYSTPNKKALAYLPKDISGDKRFYPTDKTTNKLEVYENLGKKMLAHYNELFLEFKMHSK, from the coding sequence ATGAAGAAGCTATTGCGTACATTCATCATAATATTTGTCACTGCATTCATCCTGATGTTTGTCGTGAATCGTTTGAATTCTTCCCAAGGATACGGCGGCGGGAATACGTTGACGATCTATAACTGGGGAGATTACATCGATCCGGAGCTGATCAAGGAGTTTGAGAAGGAAACGGGTATGAAGGTCATCTATCAAACATTTGATTCCAACGAAGCGATGATGACGAAGATCGAGCAAGGCGGGACGACCTATGACCTTGCAGTCCCTTCTGAATATGCCATCGAGAAGATGAAAGAGGAAAACCTGCTGATCCCGATCGATCATTCCAAACTGCCGAATTTAAAATACATCAACCCGAAATTTATGAACCTGTCCTTCGATCCGAAGAATAAGTATTCCGTCCCTTATTTCTGGGGGACCGTCGGGATCGTGTATAACTCGGAGATGCTCGGCGGCAAAAAAATCACAAGCTGGAATGATCTATGGGATAAAAATCTGAAGAATCAAATCCTGCTTGTCGACGGAGCACGCGAGGTGATGGGAATGGGGCTGAACAGCCTCGGCTACTCCTTGAACGATACGAATGAGCAGCACCTGCAGCAGGCCAAACGTAAGCTCGATACTTTGATGCCCAACGTTAAAGCCATCGTTGGAGATGAGATCAAAATGCTTCTTGCAAATGAAGAAGCAGCGGTCGGCGTCGTTTGGTCCGGGGATGCTGCGGAGATCATGGATGAAAATGATAAGCTCGACTACGTGCTGCCTAAAGAAGGAACAAACCTTTGGTTCGACAACATGGTCATACCGAAGACGGCGAAAAACGTAGAAGGCGCCCATAAGTTCATCAACTTCATGCTCGATCCAAAGCATGCCGCCCAAAATGCCGAGTACGTCGGCTACTCTACGCCGAATAAGAAAGCATTGGCTTATCTACCGAAAGATATATCGGGTGATAAACGATTTTATCCGACAGACAAAACAACAAATAAGCTAGAGGTATACGAAAACCTAGGAAAGAAGATGCTTGCCCATTACAACGAGCTCTTCCTTGAATTTAAAATGCACAGCAAATAA